Sequence from the Pirellulales bacterium genome:
CAGGCGATGCAGCCATTCCAGGCCTACGCGCCGCATCCACGCCGGAGCCCGCGGTTTTTCGCCGGCCAGAAAATCAATGGTTGCCCCCACGCACAGCGCCACCGGCGCCGCAATTTGGCTGCGATGTGCATGAACCCACAACTCCTGCTTGGGCGCACCCAAACCAATAATGAGCACGTCGGGGCGAGCCTGGGCAATGTGTCGAAGAATTGCGGCGTTTTCGGTCGGATTTTTTTCGAAACCCAGCGGCGGACTATAAGTGCCGACCACCGTCACCGCCGGCCACTGCTGCTCGATATTTTGAGCCGCCCGCTCCGCAACGCCGGGCGCGGCGCCCAACAGAAACACACGCAGCGGTGAAGGGTCGAGCACGTAGGCGCGGGCTTCGGCATCCACTGTTTCAAACAGTGCCGGCACCAAATCGCTGCCGGGCACGCGTTCCGGGATGGGTCGATGCAGCAATTTTGCGGCGGCCAACACGGGAAAGCCATCAGCCAGCACCAGTGAAGCATCGGCATAGGCCCGCTGCAATCCGACGTGTTTCTGAAACATTACGGCGTGATCGACGTTGGGCGTCACCACGTAGTGGCAGTTTCCGTCACGATTTTGAACCCAATCGAGCAATTGTCCAACAGCATCGGGCATACGGAGGGCATCGAGCTTCATCCCGAATAAATGGACGGTGCTTTTCGTTGTGCGAATGCCGACGGTTTTCATTGTTTCGCAACTTGGTAGACTCATCGTTGTTTCTCGGCTTGGCGTTGGTGCATCGTTTTCCACGCTTGATGTTCTCATCGCTTGAGCGCGCTTCGATAGATTTCGGCCACACCGGCGGCCATGGCGGTATCGGAAAATCGCTCCGCGTGACTGGCCACGGCGTTGGCTCGCAGCGATTGCCAGTCGTGCTTCCCAGTGACAACCGCCGCGATGTTGTTGGCCAATTCCCCGGCGTTGTTCGGTTCTGTCAGCAACCCGTCGTGGCCGTGGCGAATGACATCGGCAATGCCTTCCACGCGGCTGCCGATAGGGGGCACGCCGGAAGCCATGGCCTCAAGCACAGCCATCGGCATGCCTTCCGGCAAGATGCTGGGCAAAACCAGCAGATCAAGCTCGTCCAGTTCGCTGTTGATGTTCTGCCGAAAACCGCGCCATTCAACGAGATTGCCAATGCCCAGCTCGCAGGCCAGTTGCAGCGAATGTTCCTGATACTGCGGCGTTTCAAAGCCGCCAATGACACGCAACTTCACCGGCATCCCCTGGCTGTTCAAAATAGCCAGCGATTCCAGGAGCACTTCTAATCCTTTGCGAGGACGCAAAAGTGCGACCATGCCCACGGTCCAACTATTTTTCGGTGCGCGACGGTTGGCCAAATTACTGCGTTTGGAGACGCCATTGGGAACAAGATGTACTTGTTCCGTAGCAACTCTCCAGCGGCGAATGTAATCTGCCGACGATGGCGATACGGCAATGATGGCTGCTACCCGGGTAAGACTTGCCCGTTCACAGTAGGCCGATAGCCGGGCCAGCCAGCCGCAGCCAACTTCAGTGGCCGTATGGCCATGCACATGATGTACCAGTGGCACGCCGGCCAGCCGCGCCGCAATTTGACCAATGAGCGCGGTCCGCGGCGTGTGCGTGTGGATCAAGTCGAACCGCTGGGCGCGCACAATTCGGGCCAGCCGCCAGGCCGGCCGCAAATCGAATCGGGAGCGCATCGGCAGTGAGAAGAGCGGCGTGTTTTGGCAGTGGCGATCGGTGGGAAAACGATCGGGCTTGATGCAGGCAATCGCCACATCGACGCCAAACTGCGGCAATCGCAGGGCCAACAAGTCTTGCACGCGCTCCGCTCCGGCATAATGTTCGCCATTGACGACGTGCAAAACACGCAGGATATCTGTAGCAGGGGGGGGCGGTGCATTGGCGGGGGCGCCATGCAGACATGGGACATTGCCATCAGGCAAATGCTCTGCAAACGGCACCTTGGTCAACGGCGTCTTGGGCAGTTCAAGCAGCGTCGGGCTCATGGGCATGGG
This genomic interval carries:
- a CDS encoding WecB/TagA/CpsF family glycosyltransferase: MKTVGIRTTKSTVHLFGMKLDALRMPDAVGQLLDWVQNRDGNCHYVVTPNVDHAVMFQKHVGLQRAYADASLVLADGFPVLAAAKLLHRPIPERVPGSDLVPALFETVDAEARAYVLDPSPLRVFLLGAAPGVAERAAQNIEQQWPAVTVVGTYSPPLGFEKNPTENAAILRHIAQARPDVLIIGLGAPKQELWVHAHRSQIAAPVALCVGATIDFLAGEKPRAPAWMRRVGLEWLHRLLGEPRRLAKRYLRDAWIFPQLVWREWAAGRRAVSFDPLKSTLHRVETAEVPEFVDQAGLWDIANSR
- a CDS encoding glycosyltransferase gives rise to the protein MSPTLLELPKTPLTKVPFAEHLPDGNVPCLHGAPANAPPPPATDILRVLHVVNGEHYAGAERVQDLLALRLPQFGVDVAIACIKPDRFPTDRHCQNTPLFSLPMRSRFDLRPAWRLARIVRAQRFDLIHTHTPRTALIGQIAARLAGVPLVHHVHGHTATEVGCGWLARLSAYCERASLTRVAAIIAVSPSSADYIRRWRVATEQVHLVPNGVSKRSNLANRRAPKNSWTVGMVALLRPRKGLEVLLESLAILNSQGMPVKLRVIGGFETPQYQEHSLQLACELGIGNLVEWRGFRQNINSELDELDLLVLPSILPEGMPMAVLEAMASGVPPIGSRVEGIADVIRHGHDGLLTEPNNAGELANNIAAVVTGKHDWQSLRANAVASHAERFSDTAMAAGVAEIYRSALKR